The window tatatatatataagaatgaaTTTTTTCGTTGGTTTGTATAATCCACAAGTTATTTTACTACACCTGTTCGGCAATAGCTTTCTCTAAGCTGGCAACATCGCCAGCGCCGTTGACTTGGGTCGGCGCCGGCGCAGCTTGCGCCTGACTCTGGGCCGCTGCGAGCTGTTTCTTCAGCTCCAACAGTTTGTTCACCTCCGGCTGCCACACGGTCTTGTCTTTCGTTGACGCTTTGAGTTTTCGCACTGTCTCGCCCTGGCAGAGGATAATTAGTAATAAGAATTAATCTAAGAAAGATTCGATaataatcacaaaaataatCGTGAGGTTTTGTCTTCAAAAACTTACTTcagatagaaaataaaaattgtagaccataatatatgtattattggAAGACTACGTATCAATCAGCTCTAGGCTGCTGCCTGATGGACAGTGAGCCTAGGTCTATTGTCATCTTATAagtagaaaaaaatcataatcattaTGCGGTATATTATGTACCcagtaattgttattaaaaataatataaaacaatgcaTTTTATACCTGTGCCGCAACAGCCTTTTCGAGATCGGCTACTGAATTTGAACCACCTTGGGCAGAGCCATTCTCctgttaaaacataaaaaggcCTTTCACATTTGattcattgatttttataaaaaatactgagatagtaattacaattatatttgctATAGTTAACAGaaaagaaaatagaaataatcAATTGACTAGAAATAAGTAagattattagaaataaataaacaaccgctataatgcaaaaataattaaactttatataggggtttatagaaaaatctttttctgCATTCTGCACATATTGTTTTAAAGGAGCTGTGTTGACGcgttttaatatcatttaacaACTTAAggggaaaaaaaattacaaaacattaataattagaaGGTAACTATTACTGTTACCTTATTCGCCCGCTCGCTCTGCGTGCCAGCGTACTTGGCACGCAGTTTATCCAATAGATCTTGTTCGATTTTCGCGAAAAGAGGCTCCGGTTTGCCGATCACGTGACCAGGCGGCAAATATTGGATCAGCGATGGATTTCTGCAATCGTTAAATAGTTCTATTtacatgataattataatattagacatGATATTAGACAACTCTGTTGTTAGTATTACAATCGAAAATCGTATACGAATTTTTAGATGTTCATAATGATTTGCATGATATTCTAATGTACGAGACAAAATGTCATCGTGTAATCCAGTCACAGTGAGTGTTTTTCGTATGATATAATTGCATGCGAGTTTTTAGTTCTCGCTTGTCTAAATTAtgatacaaaaatttaataGCTATTATTAGCAAATATTGCGTGCGATTCTTGCCTCTGATTGGGGCATAGAATCTGAATGATTCTGTCTCCCTCTGATTGAGGTTTTATCCCTATAAAATAGTCCCAAGTATGTGCAAGAAATTACTAATTTGAACTATCTGGCCTAAAAGCTAACATTTATAATGGTGTTGTGATGAGTGCTACAAGTGTGTGGTGGTGGGAGGTGTACTCACGCGGGGTTGATCCGCAGCGCGCTGGCGGGCAGGCCGAGCTGCGCGcgcaggcggcgcgcggcgtcgGGCGCGAAGGGCGCGAGCGCGGCGCACACGAGCGCGACGAGCTGGCAGCACAGCGCGATGTAATGAGTGCTACAAGTGTGTGGTGGTGGGAGGTGTACTCACGCGGGGTTGATCCGCAGCGCGCTGGCGGGCAGGCCGAGCTGCGCGcgcaggcggcgcgcggcgtcgGGCGCGAAGGGCGCGAGCGCGGCGCACACGAGCGCGACGAGCTGGCAGCACAGCGCGATGTAATGAGTGCTACAAGTGTGTGGTGGTGGGAGGTGTACTCACGCGGGGTTGATCCGCAGCGCGCTGGCGGGCAGGCCGAGCTGCGCGcgcaggcggcgcgcggcgtcgGGCGCGAAGGGCGCGAGCGCGGCGCACACGAGCGCGACGAGCTGGCAGCACAGCGCGATGTAATGAGTGCTACAAGTGTGTGGTGGTGGGAGGTGTACTCACGCGGGGTTGATCCGCAGCGCGCTGGCGGGCAGGCCGAGCTGCGCGcgcaggcggcgcgcggcgtcgGGCGCGAAGGGCGCGAGCGCGGCGCACACGAGCGCGACGAGCTGGCAGCACAGCGCGATGTAATGAGTGCTACAAGTGTGTGGTGGTGGGAGGTGTACTCACGCGGGGTTGATCCGCAGCGCGCTGGCGGGCAGGCCGAGCTGCGCGcgcaggcggcgcgcggcgtcgGGCGCGAAGGGCGCGAGCGCGGCGCACACGAGCGCGACGAGCTGGCAGCACAGCGCGATGTAATGAGTGCTACAAGTGTGTGGTGGTGGGAGGTGTACTCACGCGGGGTTGATCCGCAGCGCGCTGGCGGGCAGGCCGAGCTGCGCGcgcaggcggcgcgcggcgtcgGGCGCGAAGGGCGCGAGCGCGGCGCACACGAGCGCGACGAGCTGGCAGCACAGCGCGATGTAATGAGTGCTACAAGTGTGTGGTGGTGGGAGGTGTACTCACGCGGGGTTGATCCGCAGCGCGCTGGCGGGCAGGCCGAGCTGCGCGcgcaggcggcgcgcggcgtcgGGCGCGAGGGGCGCGAGCGCGCGGCACACGAGCGCGACGAGCTGGCAGCACAGCGCGATGTAATGAGTGCTACAAGTGTGTGGTGGTGGGAGGTGTACTCACGCGGGGTTGATCCGCAGCGCGCTGGCGGGCAGGCCGAGCTGCGCGcgcaggcggcgcgcggcgtcgGGCGCGAAGGGCGCGAGCGCGGCGCACACGAGCGCGACGAGCTGGCAGCACAGCGCGATGTAATGAGTGCTACAAGTGTGTGGTGGTGGGAGGTGTACTCACGCGGGGTTGATCCGCAGCGCGCTGGCGGGCAGGCCGAGCTGCGcgcaggcggcgcgcggcgtcgGGCGCGAAGGGCGCGAGCGCGGCGCACACGAGCGCGACGAGCTGGCAGCACAGCGCGATGTAATGAGTGCTACAAGTGTGTGGGTGGTGGGAGGTGTACTCACGCGGGGTTGATCCGCAGCGCGCTGGCGGGCAGGCCGAGCTGCGCGcgccggcggcgggcggcgggggcGCGAAGGGCGCGAGCGCGGCGCACACGAGCGCGACGAGCTGGCAGCACAGCGCGATGTAATGAGTGCTACAAGTGTGTGGTGGTGGGAGGTGTACTCACGCGGGGTTGATCCGCAGCGCGCTGGCGGGCAGGCCGAGCTGCGCGcgcaggcggcgcgcggcgtcgGGCGCGAAGGGCGCGAGCGCGGCGCACACGAGCGCGACGAGCTGGCAGCACAGCGCGATGTAATGAGTCCTAGCTGTCGGTGGTGGGAGGTGTACTCACGCGGGGTTGATCCGCAGCGCGCTGGCGGGCAGGCCGAGCTGCGCGcgcaggcggcgcgcggcgtcgGGCGCGAAGGGCGCGAGCGCGGCGCACACGAGCGCGACGAGCTGGCAGCACAGCGCGAtggccgcgccgccgcgctctCTGCAAAACGATTCAACGTTATTTCATCGTCTActcagtcccggatcttgaattttggaggcggggcaacatctggataatgccgcccctgaccacctatatttttacttttgtcatcattatcatcatgaTTTCGctccccgcgggaaataatttatatgtgtaatgtactggatgtctcagtagtcaaagttgcgttaataaTAAGTTGTGTATTGTCTGCCAAGTTTGACTTTGctgccctctaaattcgccgcccggggcacgggccctggcttgccccccccctccccccagaTCCGGGGCTGCGTCTACTCCTATTGGGGTCAGagcatgtttataaaaaaaaattgatggtaagtatccgctcggatagtgaCCACAATACACAAAAAACGATAGAAAAAAACTCGTATTCCGGTATCAGCCTATATATTTCCGGGTTCAAACTGGCCGGAATAATTGggtcgactagcgagggataaATATCTTTCGTCTgcgacactctatctggaccccactctagttaccatcaggtgcagtggggtcactttggcatgaccataaaaaaattgcagaatAAACCGGCTTTCTGCTTAACCCGAAACCACTTTGCAGAATCGAGTTAAGGCCGTCAGTAAAATGTttcacttttgtatttggtcgtctTATATTTAACATCTAAGCGGTTTTTACCCATATAGTAAAACAAGCACCTCTCTTCATgagtacaattttttatatcaaagtgATTTCAATGAGTCTTATTTTGTGTTTCCTAAAAATCATCGATCAGCACAATATGACGTTACATCCCTGGATAATCTCTATAATGTAACACTCACTTGTCCTCATCAGATCCCTTGAGCAACACCCAAGGTTGTTCGGCCTGCATGTGGTGGTTGCCGAGGCGCGATATCGATAGCACGTGTCGCAGCGCGTCTCTCAGTCGGCCCTTCTCCATGTGCTGCACGTACGCTACGGATAAATGAATCGTTTTATTCGGATAGCgggataaaaaattatttcttcCTTTTTGAAGTGTATTTAAAAGAgtacagttataaaaaaaatatcgactgTTGAAACGccaattgacttaagcgacatttttatagaaaaagttTAActagctaaaaaaaaaaaaaagaaagaaaaaagtgctgattttaaatatgtatgaaacttagtatcGCAAaacaaatgtcgcttaagtcttAGCCTTTCAAACGTCGATATATACATGGTCATACTTGGTAAGTCTCttacgaaatatatttaggtAAGGTAGATCTATTACCTAACTGTATGCCGAAAAACTACAATGTTAAAGACTTTATTTGGGTAGATACTATCCGTGGTCTATTTGTGCCAACAAACTTCAATTCCAAAGCATCATTTTATCGAGTTTAAAGGATATAATTATAGAGCCTAAAATATAGACTATAATTATATCACTTCACAACAAATGAGCGgcgtgttatttttatgtaaaaaaacacttatttttatatcaaaaaacacttatttttatataaaaaaaccactgatttttatataaaaaaacacttatttttatataaaaaatacttaattttatgttaaaaaaacactgatttttatataaaaacacttatttttatataaaaacacttattttatattaaaaaaaacacttatttttatattaaaaataacacttatttttataatagtccGGGCTATAATCGTTCACTCACCAACTATCTCCCTATTGACGAGTGCTATCAGTTCGTAGTCCGCGTGCGTGAGCGTGAGGTCGGGCACGCGGCCCTTGAACGTGTTCGCGCAGAAACTCAACGACCGGTGGCAGAAGTTGCCCAGGTTGTTCAGCAGCTCCGAgttgtttctaaataaaaacaaatttagtaCACGATTACGAATTCAAATTGTagtgatttatattgtttttgattttacaatacatatcgatgaaaattttaattagaagtaCCATATTAAGTATACTACTTGCGGTTACAtggatatacataataaaatatgcgCTTGTATATATCTCTCATGTGAATACGGGCAGAGAAGTGAAATAGAGAAAAAGCGATCGTACAGACGTACATACATAGAATTATTGTTTACGATACAaacctacaaataaaaatatcggtATGGGCGCACAGTCGCATTGTccgtttttaaatatcaaatacacattacaaataatacaatcgAATTGAAAGTCGTTTAAAAATAGCCCCATTCTTATTGAATAATTACCTTGTTCCAAGTTCGGTCCAACTGAAGCTCGAGTCGGAGGTTTCTGGTCGTATGCTGGCGAGGTAGAAGCGCCACACGTCCGAAGGGATGCCCGtttcctaaataaaattatgtaaagctTCAATAAAACCATGTTATAAGTAAAAGGGTTGAGATTAATAAATGTGACtagatttttccattttaaaaactactcagtcgcagctcagagtcGGTAAGatagcggtgtgataccccgtaCCACGAAAAGCACGTAAAAACGTTGGACCTGCGCCTGATCTCCATTGCCGTGtcaccggactgtgagagtgaaggaacggaGAGTGTAcctgtattgcgcacacacttgtgtacgCAATAACGCACAGGTAACAATAATgtgtcctgcgtacttggctgatctctgttggaATTTGCCGCCGAAGCCGAAATCCGGCTTggaaggattcattcattcgGTTTTCGGGAAAGTATTTAAAGAATTacacatgtttattttacaatgatgCGGATGACTTTTAAGTTGTTCAGTTCCTAATAAATTGAGACTATAAGTAAATGTTTCCTGACAACGAAGGGATAAAATTGTAGCTTCTTATATCGTAATAAGCGTAATTCATCATTAATATCGAACCACCCTGAAAGTTACTAACCTGTGCATCGGTTCCGAAAACGCCCACACCTCGCGATTTCGAGAACTTGCTCTCCTCGTAATTCAGATATTCTGTGAATAAAAcacttattgtaaaaaaatgtctaaaatattaaaatacatttttaaggtAAAATCCCCTGATAATGTTAACCAAGAAGCCAATCATCATAATAAATCCTTCACGATAAGCATAAAGAAACATTGcacagttaataaaaaataaaatactttatttatcacgtagccGAACAAAGTTGCTTATGTGACgttaaaacaatgtatagggataattataattattatttcttctaaataacaattaaaacatatggacattttaaatttaatcataatatgttACGGAATATATTAATTGGAGTTAAATAAAAGCTAGAGGACATTCATTAaccacatacatatatataccaACATAGACCAAtatataaactagttttatttttttgtgcaGTTAAATATAGTTCTTAATACCTGTGGCGTACAGATGTTTGACTAGCACGTGTCCCTCGTTGACTCCGAGTAGCGTCGCGGGGAACATCACCGCGTGGAATGGTACGTTGTCCTTCGCCATGAATTGGCATAATGTTACCTGTAACAGGGTGAAGTCATAGATAAATCTAGAACACTATCATCAAATGTTACCTTAAGTTATACGGTTCTATGTTAATTACTTCGAAAGTAAGTTAAAGAGTGCTATGAGAGATCTCAATGATTATTATTGCATTATCCTAGACTAGTTTCTCGCTAGAGATATAACTAGTGGACTGCATAGAAAATAATTGTCCACTTTGATTCTTTATCTCTTTCTACCGGTGAtcaattttgtttcaatatgGCTAAGTTCATCTTTATGTATATAGTAATAAAcatcaaatacatattttatatcaaatcgtattttataacccgttcaaatataaatatacaagaaTTGTACTCACTTCACAGTCTTTATCCGGTTTCCACCATTTCTCGTATTGTTTAGTGGCAGATTGTGTTATACTCATGTAACCGATGGGCGCGTCGAACCATACGTAAAACACCTGCGACACAAACAAACTTGGTTCAATGTTAGGCGCATGCGCATGTTTTAACGAGTTGGCAACGTGTTTCGATTACAGATACATCGTACGCGTGTTTCGTGTTTCATTTGCATTAGTATGTAGTATAACAAATTCTGTTATTTGCGAGGCAAGTGCACTGATCAATAAAGCTCGTAATCAGTTCGTTTTTTATATGTTGAGTACATAAGTCATTACAGTTTAATAGTATTCAATGGGTGATACAGATATAATATAACGTGTATTGcacaaattatgaattataatatcagccctgtattatatactattccactgttgggcacgggcctcctttactaatgagagggattaggctttagtctaccacgctggcctaatgcggcttggtagacttcacacaccctcgaaacttcctatagagaatttctcaggtatgcaggtttcctcacgatggtttccttcaccgttaaagcaagcgataatttacaaagaatacacacataatttttttagaaacgtctgaggtgtgtgcccttaagATATGAACatgcgggcattcgtctcggcagtccgttccacaaccaactaggctatcgaattatgaatttgtagtaattaattatttaccttaTTACTGTATTTTTCTATGGGTACAGGCACTCCCCACTTAAGGTCCCTAGTGACAGCCCTGGCGCGCAGCGGCTCCCGCAGCCACGACCTGGCGACGGCCCTGGCGGACGGCGACCAGTCCTTTTCCACTGTCGATATCCAAGTTCTTATTGACGGCTCGAGCTGAAAGATAAGTTAACATTAAAGTTAGTATGTGGTAAGTTCGTAAATATTTTAcggtacattttatatatatatatatatatatatatatatatatatatatatatatatatatatatatatatatatatatataaatatatatgtagtaGTAAAACgagtactataatatttataagtaagttgCGGTTGCAACGAAACTTCTTCAATCCATTGCATTGTTTGCGTGTCAAACGGATGTTAATCGAATATCAAACGCAATAGTCAATTTTCACGACACTATGCATGCTATTGGCTATTAAATACCAGCCCTGAACATCAACCTTAGGAGAGGCTGCTGTCGGTCCAGCCAAAAATTCCCTAGATGTAGAACTTGCCTAGAGAAACAGATCCGTTCCTCTAAAGGTAAATGTGCAGTCTCCTACCATTAATCATACGTTGCGGAGGCACCTTATTCTACCTAAACAAACCAAACCAACAACCTACCTGTCCAAGTTCTATGAACAGCTGCTCGCTGGGTTTGATTGTGGGCTGGTGTCCGCAGAGCTTGCACCGCGGCTGCAGCAGCTCCGTGGCGTTGATGAGTTTGCCGCACTTGTCGCACTGGTCGCCCCGCGCAGACTCGTACGCGCAGCCCGCGTGCGGACACGTGCCCTCCACGAACCTGATGCATACCAGCGACGGATATATAATTACTCTAATAGGCCGTAaagcaggggtggccaaccggtcgatcgcgacatcaagtccagtcgatcgtggcaaggcaaaaatataaatacgtagaacagaccgcgcaacatacctaatcactaactgccgCAGGCATcgtcttgtatcattttttaatcaaaataataataaattgtgtactgaactattttgtttcatttaagatttcaagatgtatgtagcttggtaaatcgcacagagtatcatcagtgaaaaatagatcttgggtcttaccaagttggccacccctgccgtaaagtattacgtaacgtaatttgaAGGGGAGGGGGGTCTcctaaaacgttacgatgcgttgcAGGAGCGGCAGGGGGGGTTCGTACAAcgtgttatgtaacattgttttttttttttaaaaaactatagCAAAGATATTTTAGCTactttccggtactttgcgtagcataattgtaaatattacaaaaaaaatgtaacttttggaggggtgggttggggcgtacaggaaaacgttacgatgAAAcgttatgatgatgatgatgatgaacaaaAGTCatactctaatctatgctcctaaataaataataataaaatgagtactggGAAAATAtgactgttaaataaaattaactcaaaGTTGTGAAACAAGCCTTAATATAGAGAAATTACAATCTAGTTACTAAATAAAAGCGTTATTATTCTCGGGTAATCGGCTAAAACGTGTGGTAATACCATTGCATAcctaagattaaaaaaaaaatcatattgctTTGTTTTGATGATTGTAATACTTACTGTCAATTTaggaaattttgaaataaaggatctgactaatatattttggaatctttatttataagtttatgagaaaacataatatgtatcatgtttttagattattattgtcattctTACCTATCAGCCAAAAACCTGTCGCAGTTTTGACAAAGAAGCTGATCCACTGACTGTGAGCTGATGAACCCGTTCTCTCTCAATTTGAGGAACATCTGTTGTGCTATtctgtaacaaataataatcattattagtATTTAGTGTTGCAgtatcaagaaaaaaaaaatacatttcatgtGACAGTTTTTTTCATTATTCTAGTAGCAATATACTTAGTCTTTGAATTCTGTTTTTATTCCCGCTCCAGCCTTCGGCCCTCATGGATGATACTGTCTATACTAGACTAACTCTCAAGCCCACACGGACGCCGGCATCCAAACTCGTGCGTCTTACGCACACCACGTACGGACTAATTTTAAACGATCGAGCTTTGATCATTGGCCGTAAGGAGGCGCCTTTGACGATAGAGCTAGTGGGGTGTATAGATCATTTGATTCACAAAAACGCGCTCCACTATTTTCCCTAATCGGTTATAGTGGGCGTGAGTGTGCCTAACCAGCATGAGAGCACACGCACACTACTATGGATAGCGTCCGGGCCGAGGCTTGGATTAGTCCCCTTACCCCATGACACCCCAACTACACCCATCCACAAAAAGCGGTAGgacgcgtcttcgtggatgaaatgaccTATATAGTGTATTACTTACAATGTCTGCTCGTCGGTGCTCGTGCGTCCGAAGTAGTCGAAGCCGATGTTGAACCACCGGTACACCGAGTTGTGAATGTCGAAGTATTTGTCGCAGATCTGACGCGGCGTCAGACCCTCCTCCAACGCCTAGGATAATAATACACTTAGATAACATCAATAATTAAAGCGACAGATAAATCATTCTTTGATTTACAATATGACGTTACGTTGATGGTATATTCTATAAGTTatggtttttgtttatttgacgaGTGGTCCGTAAGGCCGTTCTGTAGAATGACACCTGGAAGTGCCCTAATTCCCACAACATAGAGAAATAGTATAAACGTAGAGATACGGTTATAATGTGATTTTGTTGTCCTGatattatcttacttcttacttgtAGTAAaggcaaaaacaaataaacagatttaaatgaaatttggcacacggctaaatcatgtcctggattacataattttatcccAGGAACTTACTCCcatagcaaataatataaattatttaacagagAAAATGCTAACCTTCGTTTCAGTGGCTGTTCCATACTCGTCTGTGCCGGAAACGAATAAAGTGTTGTAGTCACACAATCGACAATACCTGTAGTCAtacaagataatattatagagtAATTCaactttaaatgtataaattatacacgctaaaaaacctaataattacataatttacagcaaacaaacaagaaataattGTACATGGTCGTGATAAGGATACCAGACCTAGGTATCTTATAACTCAGCCCAGCCCAGCTTCAAGTGTAATTTGTTCATCCATTATTCAATAGGGTATTTTACTATATTCAATTTTGCAATATAGCCTTATATCGAATTTCAAAGGTTTATatcttgttaataattttatatttatataatattttttgataaaaaaaaaatacgagtaaaataacttaaattgtataaaatataatttgcttaCCTTGCAAATATATCGGCGGAGAGCACACACCCGATAATATTGCCGAGATGCGGCACGTTGTTCACGTACGGCAGCGCCGCCGTTACTAACATGTTCTTACGGCCTTTTATTggtaatctaaataaatattacttttgtatcACCCAAAATGAAATAGCTGATAATATCTACGGAACTAAGGTCTCTAAGTaagttttacaatttatattgtactgaaaagtataactatatatttataaatgtttattctttTCGTTTCTTTATGATATCTTGTTATAATCATTAGCACAATAATTTtgtcaattattaatattatttgcgaGGGTAGTTACAACTTTATGGTATAATTTGAtttcagcgccatctatgaattttaataaaatttactatagcCTAAAAAGCTTACACTATCTTCGCTTCTGGTAGTGGTTCCTGGAGGTTTTTAAGTCCGTTGAGCCAATTCTCCTTCGCCGCTTCCACCTCTTCCGGCGTTGGACCTGCCTCAG of the Manduca sexta isolate Smith_Timp_Sample1 chromosome 18, JHU_Msex_v1.0, whole genome shotgun sequence genome contains:
- the LOC115439726 gene encoding LOW QUALITY PROTEIN: methionine--tRNA ligase, cytoplasmic (The sequence of the model RefSeq protein was modified relative to this genomic sequence to represent the inferred CDS: deleted 2 bases in 1 codon), which produces MKIYTNKNNTSTLKLLIAANLAGKSVTLEEASFEDVFAGPRQLPLLEVDPELSFFSSNAATQYLFPILDLSEDGQCQQLQEWEATRLQPAIAAVVSSKTVPSDLKQALQASLQTVDALLQKHKYLLGEKLSAADIAIWSTLYPLQHNNDLKQQYMNDFVNLARWGQELAAAKAVQEAVKQWGGSPEGPFGASSALGIPQVASLASPIRSPEDGVATEAGPTPEEVEAAKENWLNGLKNLQEPLPEAKIVLPIKGRKNMLVTAALPYVNNVPHLGNIIGCVLSADIFARYCRLCDYNTLFVSGTDEYGTATETKALEEGLTPRQICDKYFDIHNSVYRWFNIGFDYFGRTSTDEQTLIAQQMFLKLRENGFISSQSVDQLLCQNCDRFLADRFVEGTCPHAGCAYESARGDQCDKCGKLINATELLQPRCKLCGHQPTIKPSEQLFIELGQLEPSIRTWISTVEKDWSPSARAVARSWLREPLRARAVTRDLKWGVPVPIEKYSNKVFYVWFDAPIGYMSITQSATKQYEKWWKPDKDCEVTLCQFMAKDNVPFHAVMFPATLLGVNEGHVLVKHLYATEYLNYEESKFSKSRGVGVFGTDAQETGIPSDVWRFYLASIRPETSDSSFSWTELGTRNNSELLNNLGNFCHRSLSFCANTFKGRVPDLTLTHADYELIALVNREIVAYVQHMEKGRLRDALRHVLSISRLGNHHMQAEQPWVLLKGSDEDKERGGAAIALCCQLVALVCAALAPFAPDAARRLRAQLGLPASALRINPANPSLIQYLPPGHVIGKPEPLFAKIEQDLLDKLRAKYAGTQSERANKENGSAQGGSNSVADLEKAVAAQGETVRKLKASTKDKTVWQPEVNKLLELKKQLAAAQSQAQAAPAPTQVNGAGDVASLEKAIAEQGDKVRQLKASTKDKAVWQPEVDKLLSLKKQLAAAQAQGASSSNAPAEDAASLEKAIAEQGDKVRKLKASTKDKAVWQPEVNVLLDLKKRLAALQTSK